One region of Vibrio pelagius genomic DNA includes:
- a CDS encoding SRPBCC family protein — MPKVTRSALVSFSAGQMFDLVNDVARYPEFLPGCSGSRVIESSDSAMVASVDVSKAGISKTFTTSNRLAEGAEILMELVDGPFKKLQGGWYFTPLDDQACKVELKLEFEFSSRMIEMAFGKIFNELTSNMVNAFTQRAKQVY, encoded by the coding sequence ATGCCAAAGGTTACTCGTTCAGCATTAGTATCATTTAGTGCTGGCCAGATGTTTGACTTGGTCAATGATGTTGCTCGTTATCCTGAGTTTTTGCCGGGTTGTTCTGGTTCTCGTGTGATCGAATCTTCAGATTCAGCAATGGTGGCTTCGGTTGACGTATCGAAAGCTGGTATTAGCAAAACATTTACAACATCGAATCGCCTCGCAGAAGGTGCAGAGATTTTAATGGAGCTGGTAGACGGCCCATTTAAGAAATTGCAGGGCGGTTGGTACTTTACTCCTTTGGATGACCAAGCGTGCAAAGTAGAACTCAAGCTTGAGTTTGAATTTTCGAGTCGCATGATTGAAATGGCTTTTGGCAAGATCTTCAATGAGCTCACCAGTAATATGGTGAACGCATTTACTCAGCGTGCGAAGCAGGTGTACTAA
- a CDS encoding RnfH family protein, with product MSIESDMIHVEVVYALPHEQRVFTLVVNKNATVEEIIGQSGVLELYPEIDLSKNKVGVYSRNVKLDATVRDKDRIEIYRALLADPKEIRRKRAEQAKAAAAK from the coding sequence ATGAGCATTGAATCAGATATGATCCACGTTGAAGTGGTTTACGCTCTGCCGCATGAGCAGCGTGTATTTACACTGGTGGTGAACAAGAACGCGACGGTAGAAGAGATCATCGGCCAATCTGGTGTACTTGAGCTTTATCCTGAGATCGACTTATCTAAGAATAAGGTCGGTGTGTACAGCCGTAATGTGAAGCTCGACGCTACGGTTCGCGATAAAGACCGTATTGAGATTTACCGAGCACTGCTGGCTGATCCAAAAGAGATTCGTCGTAAGCGTGCTGAGCAAGCAAAAGCGGCTGCGGCTAAGTAA
- the bamE gene encoding outer membrane protein assembly factor BamE codes for MRIKKWLVAVPLALTMLTGCSLLEKLVYRIDINQGNYVEQEAVDQLKFGMTKTQVRYVMGSPMLIENGYPDTWYYIYHHQTGHEDPIQKNLIVNFDATGTLVSINGDFEASDEFFESLR; via the coding sequence ATGCGAATTAAGAAGTGGTTAGTTGCAGTTCCACTTGCACTAACAATGTTGACCGGTTGTTCTCTATTAGAAAAGTTGGTTTATCGAATTGACATCAACCAAGGTAACTACGTTGAACAAGAAGCTGTCGACCAACTGAAATTTGGTATGACCAAAACACAAGTTCGTTACGTTATGGGTTCACCAATGCTGATTGAAAATGGCTACCCAGACACTTGGTACTACATTTACCATCACCAAACAGGTCACGAAGATCCAATCCAGAAGAACCTGATTGTTAACTTTGATGCGACCGGCACACTAGTAAGCATCAACGGTGATTTTGAAGCGAGTGATGAGTTTTTCGAAAGCCTTCGATAA
- the recN gene encoding DNA repair protein RecN — protein MLAHLSVNNFAIVKSLQLELSKGMTTITGETGAGKSIAIDALGLCLGGRADAGMVRQGEEKTEVSAAFLLDNNLHATRWLEDNELLDGSECILRRTISKEGRSRAFINGSPVPLSQLKSLGQLLINIHGQHAHHQLMKSDYQMAMLDQYAGHLNLLKSTRNAYQTWRHADNHLKELRDNSQQNQAQKQLLEYQIKELNELSLGEEEYEELEQEHKRLSNSGELASTCQQAIELIYEGEEVNALGILQSANHSLIQLAELDERLAELPNMLSEAIIQIEETNSELRTYLDSIDVDPGRMAFVEERFSKVMSMSRKHHVLPEDLYKHHQDLLQQIEDLDCSDEKLDELANEVEQHYQSFVAKAEKLHKSRVRYAKELNKLITQSMHELSMEKAQFAIEVNNTNTHPSPLGMDNVTFIVSTNPGQPMQPIAKVASGGELSRISLAIQVITAQKVDTPSLIFDEVDVGISGPTAAVVGKMLRTLGESTQVMCVTHLPQVAGCGHQQLFVAKSTKAGKTETQMHTLDEQQRISELARLLGGSQITDSTLANAKELLVAA, from the coding sequence ATGCTGGCTCATCTAAGTGTTAATAATTTCGCTATTGTTAAGTCTTTACAGCTAGAACTTTCTAAAGGCATGACAACCATCACTGGTGAAACTGGTGCGGGTAAATCTATTGCTATCGATGCGTTAGGCTTATGCCTTGGTGGTAGAGCCGACGCTGGCATGGTGCGACAAGGTGAAGAGAAGACCGAAGTTAGTGCCGCATTTTTACTGGATAACAACTTACATGCGACTCGTTGGCTAGAAGATAACGAGCTACTGGATGGCAGCGAATGTATCCTTCGCCGTACCATCTCGAAAGAAGGCCGTTCGCGCGCCTTCATTAATGGCAGCCCTGTTCCGCTTTCTCAACTAAAATCATTGGGGCAACTGCTTATTAACATTCATGGTCAGCACGCGCATCATCAGTTGATGAAAAGCGACTACCAGATGGCAATGCTCGACCAATACGCAGGCCACCTTAACTTGTTGAAGTCGACTCGCAACGCTTACCAAACTTGGCGTCATGCAGATAACCATCTAAAAGAGCTGCGCGATAACAGCCAACAGAACCAAGCACAGAAACAACTGCTTGAGTACCAAATCAAAGAGCTGAACGAGCTCTCACTTGGGGAGGAAGAATATGAAGAGCTTGAACAAGAGCACAAACGCCTATCCAACAGTGGTGAGCTTGCATCAACCTGTCAGCAAGCTATCGAGCTTATTTACGAAGGTGAAGAAGTTAATGCGCTTGGTATTTTGCAATCGGCCAATCACTCCCTAATTCAATTGGCTGAACTGGATGAAAGACTGGCTGAGCTACCGAACATGCTCTCTGAAGCCATCATCCAAATTGAAGAAACCAATAGCGAGCTAAGAACTTACCTTGATAGTATCGATGTCGACCCAGGTCGTATGGCATTTGTCGAAGAGCGCTTCTCAAAAGTCATGTCGATGTCACGCAAGCATCATGTATTACCAGAAGATCTTTATAAACATCACCAAGATCTGCTGCAGCAGATTGAAGACCTAGATTGCTCTGATGAAAAACTGGATGAACTGGCTAACGAAGTTGAACAGCACTACCAAAGTTTTGTTGCGAAAGCGGAGAAGCTGCATAAGTCTCGCGTGCGTTACGCCAAAGAGCTCAATAAGCTGATCACACAGAGCATGCACGAGCTGAGCATGGAAAAAGCGCAGTTCGCGATTGAGGTAAACAACACCAATACTCACCCATCCCCATTAGGTATGGACAACGTGACCTTTATTGTTTCTACCAACCCGGGGCAACCAATGCAGCCAATTGCTAAAGTGGCCTCTGGTGGTGAGCTATCGCGTATCTCATTAGCGATTCAAGTGATCACCGCTCAGAAAGTCGACACCCCTAGCCTGATCTTCGATGAAGTCGATGTGGGTATCAGTGGCCCAACGGCTGCAGTCGTTGGCAAAATGCTGCGTACTCTAGGTGAATCGACACAAGTTATGTGTGTGACTCACTTGCCTCAAGTTGCGGGTTGTGGTCACCAACAACTGTTCGTCGCCAAGAGCACCAAAGCAGGTAAAACAGAGACGCAAATGCACACGCTTGATGAGCAACAACGTATTTCTGAGCTTGCAAGATTGCTTGGTGGCAGCCAGATCACCGATTCAACACTCGCTAACGCGAAAGAGCTATTAGTTGCTGCTTAG
- the nadK gene encoding NAD(+) kinase — protein MKKPFEVIAIIGKPRDQQAIQTHRELYQWLSTEGYQVFVDDRLASILDDIPKERFSSLVELGKRADLAVVVGGDGNMLGAARILSRFDISVIGVNRGNLGFLTDLNPENFQSALTDVLTGEFMEEERFLLETEIHRHGQIKSHNAALNEAVLHPGQVAHMIEFEVYIDDSFAFSQRSDGLIVSTPTGSTAYSLSGGGPILSSSLNAISLVPMFPHTLSSRPLVVDSKRHIKLIVSPDNRGTQEVSCDGQISLPVSPGDEIHIYQSPNVLKLIHPKDYSYYHVLRNKLGWSSKLF, from the coding sequence ATGAAAAAGCCATTTGAAGTCATCGCCATCATTGGTAAACCTCGAGATCAACAAGCAATTCAGACTCATAGAGAGCTGTATCAGTGGTTAAGTACTGAAGGCTATCAAGTGTTTGTTGATGACAGGTTAGCCAGTATCTTAGACGACATCCCTAAAGAGCGATTCTCTAGCTTAGTCGAACTCGGAAAACGAGCGGATTTGGCGGTGGTTGTAGGCGGTGATGGCAACATGCTCGGCGCTGCGCGTATCTTGTCTCGATTCGATATCTCAGTGATCGGTGTAAACCGGGGTAACCTCGGCTTCTTGACCGACCTTAACCCTGAGAATTTCCAGTCAGCACTAACTGATGTGCTGACTGGTGAGTTCATGGAGGAAGAGCGTTTCTTACTTGAAACCGAGATCCATCGTCATGGTCAAATAAAAAGCCACAATGCAGCACTTAACGAAGCGGTACTTCACCCCGGCCAAGTCGCTCACATGATCGAGTTTGAAGTCTACATCGATGATAGCTTCGCCTTTTCACAACGTTCAGATGGTTTGATTGTCTCAACACCGACAGGCTCTACAGCCTATTCACTCTCTGGCGGTGGCCCGATCCTATCTTCAAGTTTAAACGCTATTTCTTTAGTGCCGATGTTTCCACACACCCTATCGAGCCGCCCTTTAGTAGTAGATAGCAAGCGCCACATTAAACTTATCGTCTCTCCAGACAATCGTGGCACTCAAGAGGTAAGCTGTGATGGTCAAATCTCACTCCCTGTTTCACCAGGTGACGAGATTCACATCTACCAAAGCCCCAACGTTCTTAAGCTGATCCACCCTAAAGATTACAGCTACTATCACGTGCTACGAAACAAGCTCGGTTGGTCGAGTAAGTTGTTCTAA
- the grpE gene encoding nucleotide exchange factor GrpE encodes MSNEENKVTEEELDQIIAEAEKVEAEADAEAQVEEAADEQEAKIAQLEAALLSSEAKVKEQQDSVLRAKAEVENMRRRTEQEIDKARKFALNKFAEELLPVIDNLERAMQAADAENEVVKPLFEGVELTHKTFVDVVAKFGLKEINPEGEAFNPELHQAMSIQESPDHEPNTVMFVMQKGYELNGRVIRPAMVMVSK; translated from the coding sequence ATGAGCAACGAAGAAAACAAAGTAACGGAAGAAGAGCTAGATCAGATCATTGCTGAGGCAGAGAAAGTTGAAGCAGAAGCAGATGCCGAAGCGCAAGTTGAAGAAGCGGCTGACGAGCAAGAAGCAAAGATCGCTCAACTAGAAGCAGCTTTGTTGTCGAGCGAAGCGAAAGTGAAAGAGCAACAAGATTCTGTTCTACGTGCGAAAGCGGAAGTTGAAAACATGCGCCGCCGCACTGAGCAAGAGATCGATAAAGCGCGTAAATTTGCTCTAAACAAGTTTGCTGAAGAGCTGCTACCAGTTATCGACAACTTAGAGCGTGCAATGCAAGCCGCAGACGCTGAAAACGAAGTGGTTAAGCCACTGTTTGAAGGTGTTGAGCTAACACACAAAACATTTGTCGACGTAGTGGCTAAGTTTGGTCTTAAAGAGATCAACCCTGAAGGAGAAGCATTCAACCCTGAGCTTCACCAAGCAATGTCTATCCAAGAGAGCCCAGATCACGAGCCAAACACCGTTATGTTTGTGATGCAAAAAGGCTATGAGCTAAATGGTCGTGTGATTCGTCCTGCAATGGTTATGGTTTCAAAATAG
- a CDS encoding dicarboxylate/amino acid:cation symporter encodes MDKSLSSKIFVGLFAGLLIGTAIQYLFSGIAIFDTYLLGAAEGAGGMFVSLIKLLVVPLVYVSIVCGIAELKDIRSFGRLGGKTFALYIINTIIAISAALTIGLIFQPGAGASLAGTVSETIALTTTETPDIFSLVVNIVPSNPVQAFASGDMLQIIFMAILTGLAIQALDSRGGPAIKTFKMANEIMMKLIGLVMSLAPYGVFALMIQLGATLDANTLMSVAGYVALVVAMLVFWIFFFYPAMVGAFTGVSPKQFLRATREQVLFSLSTASSNATIPVTMRTLTEKLNVSKSVAGFGVPLGATMNMSGVSIYIALATMFVANAFGQPINTADIFTLGLTILLLSIGAGGVPGGGVVMVGVLLHQLGLPPEGLAIVAAVDRICDMFCTSSNVVGDTAVNTIVAKSEDEIGVEADKEVELNKAEA; translated from the coding sequence ATGGATAAATCGCTCTCAAGTAAAATTTTTGTAGGTTTATTTGCCGGCCTACTTATCGGTACTGCAATTCAGTACCTATTCAGCGGTATTGCGATCTTTGATACCTACCTACTCGGTGCTGCGGAAGGCGCTGGTGGTATGTTCGTTTCACTTATTAAACTTCTTGTGGTCCCACTTGTTTACGTATCTATCGTTTGCGGTATCGCTGAACTGAAAGATATCCGTTCATTTGGTCGCCTTGGTGGTAAAACTTTTGCTCTTTACATTATCAACACCATCATTGCGATTTCTGCTGCGCTAACTATCGGTTTGATCTTCCAACCAGGTGCGGGTGCTAGCTTAGCGGGTACGGTTTCTGAGACGATTGCTCTAACAACAACAGAAACTCCAGATATCTTCTCTCTGGTTGTGAACATTGTTCCTAGCAACCCAGTACAAGCATTTGCAAGCGGCGACATGCTTCAAATCATCTTCATGGCGATTCTAACGGGCCTTGCTATTCAAGCGCTTGATTCTCGTGGTGGCCCAGCTATCAAGACGTTCAAGATGGCGAATGAAATCATGATGAAGCTTATCGGCTTAGTAATGAGCCTTGCGCCATACGGTGTATTTGCCCTTATGATTCAACTGGGCGCAACGCTTGATGCAAACACGCTAATGTCTGTAGCAGGTTATGTCGCACTTGTTGTTGCAATGCTAGTGTTCTGGATTTTCTTCTTCTACCCAGCAATGGTTGGTGCATTCACAGGTGTTTCTCCAAAACAGTTCCTGCGTGCAACTCGTGAGCAAGTTCTATTCTCACTATCGACGGCAAGCTCTAACGCGACAATCCCTGTAACAATGCGTACCCTTACAGAGAAACTGAATGTTTCTAAATCTGTAGCGGGCTTCGGTGTACCGCTAGGTGCAACAATGAACATGTCTGGTGTCTCTATCTACATTGCACTAGCAACTATGTTCGTTGCTAACGCATTTGGTCAGCCAATCAATACTGCAGATATCTTTACTCTTGGTCTTACTATCCTGCTACTGTCTATCGGTGCTGGTGGTGTTCCGGGTGGTGGTGTAGTAATGGTAGGTGTTCTATTGCACCAACTAGGTCTACCACCAGAAGGTCTAGCAATCGTTGCAGCGGTAGACCGTATTTGTGACATGTTCTGTACTTCTTCTAACGTAGTTGGTGACACAGCAGTAAATACTATCGTTGCTAAGTCTGAAGATGAAATCGGTGTAGAAGCAGACAAAGAAGTTGAACTGAATAAAGCCGAAGCTTAA
- a CDS encoding polysaccharide lyase family 7 protein — MKLSYLSLITAAVLATPAFAADTDIATQFNLDPAKAPAQNFDLSKWKINLPELTKEGPRKGKTLEIAKAELANVETPYVHPEWFYTDKETGAMVFVAPNTAPTTPNSKNTRSELRAMLADDYAAPDNNFAVSSHTNAKEYGSIGGQMTATLSVDQVSTSGNYNKTGAFSVVIGQIHGSDNEPLKIVYRKLPEHEHGSLTWNYELNPAPELQNAKDENGKKLRKDIRHDVFGKYHLKKGSADPVDGIKLGEVFSYDVDIKDTMMHLTFTKNPNSDSPVVKTYEVDLAKGNYQGHDVDLGYGQDWMYFKAGAYNQCNTKKSSSACEWRGMDAGDYTKVSFYQLDLNQ, encoded by the coding sequence ATGAAGTTGTCCTACCTTAGCTTAATCACCGCTGCTGTTTTGGCGACACCAGCTTTTGCCGCAGATACAGATATAGCGACTCAATTCAATCTTGATCCTGCGAAAGCCCCTGCGCAGAACTTTGATTTGTCTAAATGGAAGATCAATCTGCCTGAGCTGACTAAAGAGGGCCCGCGTAAAGGCAAAACGCTTGAGATCGCAAAGGCTGAGCTTGCTAATGTAGAGACGCCTTATGTCCACCCTGAGTGGTTCTACACAGATAAGGAAACGGGTGCGATGGTGTTTGTTGCTCCAAATACAGCGCCAACCACACCAAACAGTAAGAATACTCGAAGCGAGTTACGCGCTATGTTAGCTGACGATTACGCTGCGCCAGACAACAACTTTGCTGTGTCGAGCCATACTAATGCGAAGGAATATGGCTCGATTGGTGGCCAGATGACAGCAACTCTGTCGGTTGATCAAGTGAGCACCAGTGGTAACTATAACAAGACAGGCGCGTTCTCTGTGGTGATTGGTCAGATTCATGGCTCCGACAATGAACCGCTGAAGATTGTTTACCGTAAGTTGCCAGAGCACGAGCATGGCTCCCTAACTTGGAACTATGAGCTTAACCCTGCACCAGAGCTGCAGAATGCAAAAGATGAGAACGGTAAGAAGTTGCGCAAAGATATTCGCCATGATGTGTTTGGCAAATACCACCTGAAGAAGGGCAGTGCAGACCCAGTTGATGGCATTAAGCTAGGGGAAGTTTTCTCCTACGATGTTGATATTAAAGATACGATGATGCATCTCACTTTCACCAAGAATCCAAATTCAGATTCGCCAGTGGTGAAAACTTATGAAGTGGATTTGGCGAAAGGTAATTACCAAGGTCACGATGTCGATTTAGGTTACGGTCAGGACTGGATGTATTTTAAAGCTGGCGCTTACAATCAGTGCAATACCAAAAAGTCGAGCTCAGCGTGTGAATGGCGAGGTATGGACGCAGGCGATTACACCAAAGTCAGTTTCTACCAACTGGATTTAAACCAATAA